In the genome of Polaribacter atrinae, one region contains:
- a CDS encoding Ig-like domain-containing protein, with product MIKNLKRSTLFGEIARFNLVPPTKKAIALKFNKVSYLILPLLFLFAFQNASGQDSFENSLDGWVNVSGDDFDWTNLSGPTGSSNTGPNSAQDGSYYMYIETSGFNRVTGETASLEKDFSLIGKKNAKLTFQYHMYGSTIGTLNVYVNNTNLFTKSGNQGNNWLSSGSIDLSAYDGQNITIRFEGIRGTNYRGDIAIDNVLVTTDNDNDGVSDVDDEDDDNDGILDIDEGLCTSVQSGTWTSVNATTRTFDFGNGIIARAVTTATTAFSNGNFNNQNFWSEDLGGDVSLQTSYNWGSTLTITFENSAGNAVTVDNLKLHFDRIGGIVNTGSGQYTGNSALITLNGGLTWTKLTNATDDFLVTSNTVKDSSSGNATAFEAESSKGVSDGTASGSLSINEPTSSISLAFPQDGTTGAGDTIELIISACKNLDTDGDGTPDYLDSDSDGDGCSDADEAYFSTVTDADSNNNGTYGNGTPTVDTVGKVVGASYTTPDAYYLDASVNACYDNDKDGIPDDVDLDDDNDGIPDTEENIGCTGSLNYEFYDAIPLNNSVDNIPTTGAAGVGTVSDFNVEALQNIVTPTDDTNYSIRYTGFINIPTTDTYTFYLNSDDGSKVYIDGNEVVAYDGLHSANGPITGNPFALNKGAHTIEILFFERTGAHSLNVEYSNTTSPSRIPIPFNTLSSNCDSDGDGIANSLDSDSDNDGCPDALEGSGTYSHTDIDTDPSSPTFGMLTAAVDTDKESDTYGIPGGITQTIGTSQNADIQSPACYIAPYNDINQTPQDTPINGDLLTNDENIASVTKVKIGTTDYTVPPEASGTPGSVTITNVPGVDKNGNAVANAGTITIKSDGNYTFVPAAGFTGTIDPVTYTGTGDDGATDTASLSIEVLPNVQPNSNPPTAQNDVNTTELNTNINSNVISNDSDPDGDALTVSSADVIIGTATTVAGVDEYGNAIANAGTLNLTSTGTYEFIPVDGFTGTVNDITYTISDGNGGTDTATLSLNVIPNYGNNTFANDDANSAPQGTTMNGNVVANDFDPENNDQTVTDATANGTSITIGTKTTIPNVGDLTLNADGSYTFEPLSNFVGTVPVTYIINDNGTTTASDQATLYLTSIPEVLEANAMITQVYHFGIEKWIEITNIGRTDIPANTIKVQLYKDKAGDQTGIQPDADGVVNTILEVGKSVLINNRAATSINNLGTGNIQTNAPLTDLNDANDIITLSTATGINSWANRYDVASNIANKTSVVRIDEALTTNKNYTADEWVVFIDDAITPYQPIGEANISGTKRHPQDPLISEILNSDTEANTLLGLHRIKITTSTASSNVYTNGFPDRSRSVVIDQDFEHTGNRLSARKLKVETGTTLTVTDQLLVVTNDITLDGDIRLAGTLAQLVQTHTGASTITSTIVGTMGNLLVDQNSEIPSLYRYGYMSSPVNSGTNIYTIEDVLKDGTDPTTPKDITFVPGYDGSFDETNTLAISLADYWIYTYSPESNGRTNWAHQYKDGEINSGDGFIFKGPGKLLGQNYTFVGTPNDGEFNTHNTLGAGEDYLIGNPFPSAMNAKKFINDNLNETTGTLYFWEHKESAIGEGQGIDGHIFGGYIGGYATLNLSGGVAADLPANTSNDNSGTSGVDSATDYTTPLPYIAIGQGFFIEGDLGGTIEFNNSQRAYVTEGTESVFFKTSEQASKSKTTSNALPFIKLGFEYYNEDNLFLHHQIGISFQATNSFAFNKGYDSEAYETGKTDMYWKFPNDDKNYVIAGVQEISNELEVPLEVIVDYSGQVNIMVDETENVTRDIYITDKLTGTSYDLTSDKITLTLDKGKYTDRFVLAFTPSSTLNIENEILDAYTNIYADNENHQIVISKNNEVEINKVEMFDILGKKVSIWNIKEQKDTHQLEIKKQIPTGVYIVKMNTNKGTINKKVVIE from the coding sequence ATGATTAAAAATCTAAAAAGATCGACACTATTTGGGGAAATAGCTCGTTTCAATTTAGTTCCCCCAACAAAAAAAGCAATTGCTTTAAAATTTAATAAGGTTTCGTATCTTATACTACCACTACTGTTTTTATTTGCCTTTCAGAATGCTTCTGGGCAAGATAGCTTCGAAAATTCTTTAGACGGCTGGGTAAATGTAAGTGGAGACGATTTTGACTGGACTAACCTGTCAGGTCCTACTGGAAGTAGCAATACAGGACCTAATTCTGCCCAAGACGGTAGTTACTATATGTATATAGAAACTAGTGGTTTTAATAGAGTGACAGGCGAAACGGCTTCGTTAGAAAAAGATTTTAGTCTGATAGGTAAAAAAAATGCCAAATTAACGTTTCAATATCACATGTATGGGTCAACCATTGGAACCCTAAATGTTTATGTAAATAATACAAACCTTTTCACAAAATCTGGAAATCAAGGAAATAATTGGCTTAGTAGTGGATCTATAGACCTAAGTGCTTATGATGGGCAAAATATTACAATTAGATTTGAAGGAATCAGAGGAACTAATTACAGAGGTGATATTGCTATAGATAACGTACTTGTTACTACAGATAATGACAATGATGGCGTCTCTGATGTTGACGATGAAGATGATGATAATGATGGTATTTTAGATATAGATGAAGGTTTATGTACATCCGTACAATCTGGAACATGGACATCTGTAAACGCTACAACTAGAACCTTTGATTTTGGAAATGGAATAATAGCAAGAGCTGTAACAACAGCTACAACTGCGTTTTCAAATGGAAATTTTAATAATCAGAATTTTTGGTCTGAGGATCTTGGTGGTGACGTTTCTTTACAGACTTCTTATAACTGGGGATCAACTTTAACCATAACTTTTGAAAATTCAGCAGGAAATGCGGTTACAGTAGACAATTTAAAACTTCATTTCGATAGAATAGGTGGAATTGTTAATACAGGTTCTGGTCAATACACAGGAAATTCAGCTTTAATTACCTTAAATGGAGGATTAACTTGGACTAAATTAACGAATGCAACAGATGATTTTCTTGTAACATCAAACACAGTAAAAGATTCTTCTTCAGGAAATGCTACAGCCTTTGAAGCTGAATCCAGCAAAGGTGTAAGTGACGGTACCGCTTCTGGCTCGCTCTCTATAAACGAGCCAACGAGTAGTATATCATTAGCTTTTCCACAAGATGGTACTACTGGTGCAGGAGATACCATTGAACTTATAATATCTGCGTGTAAAAATTTAGACACAGACGGAGATGGAACTCCAGATTATTTAGACTCAGATTCAGACGGAGACGGTTGTTCAGATGCAGATGAAGCTTATTTTAGTACTGTAACAGATGCAGATTCAAATAACAACGGAACATACGGTAATGGAACCCCAACAGTTGATACTGTTGGAAAAGTAGTTGGAGCTAGTTATACTACACCAGACGCGTATTACTTAGATGCAAGTGTAAACGCTTGTTATGATAACGACAAGGATGGTATACCAGACGATGTAGATTTAGATGATGATAATGATGGTATACCAGATACTGAAGAAAATATAGGATGTACAGGTAGTTTAAATTATGAATTTTATGATGCTATACCTCTCAATAATAGTGTAGACAACATCCCTACCACAGGAGCTGCAGGAGTAGGTACTGTTTCAGATTTTAATGTAGAGGCTTTACAGAATATTGTTACTCCAACTGATGATACCAACTATAGCATTAGGTATACAGGTTTTATTAATATACCCACGACAGATACTTACACTTTTTACTTAAACTCAGATGATGGATCTAAAGTATATATTGATGGAAATGAAGTTGTAGCTTATGATGGTCTGCATAGTGCAAATGGTCCAATCACAGGAAATCCCTTTGCACTAAATAAAGGTGCTCACACCATCGAAATTCTATTTTTTGAAAGGACAGGAGCACATTCTTTGAATGTCGAATACTCAAACACTACTTCACCATCAAGAATTCCAATCCCTTTTAACACTTTATCTTCTAATTGTGATAGTGATGGCGATGGGATCGCTAATTCTTTAGACTCAGACTCAGACAACGATGGTTGTCCGGATGCTTTAGAAGGAAGCGGAACTTATAGTCATACAGATATTGATACAGATCCAAGCAGCCCAACTTTTGGAATGCTTACTGCTGCTGTAGATACAGATAAAGAAAGTGATACTTACGGAATTCCAGGTGGAATAACACAAACTATAGGTACTTCTCAAAATGCAGATATTCAAAGTCCTGCATGTTATATAGCTCCTTATAACGATATCAATCAAACACCACAAGACACTCCTATTAACGGAGACTTGTTAACCAATGATGAAAATATAGCAAGTGTAACAAAAGTAAAAATAGGTACCACTGATTATACAGTTCCTCCAGAAGCAAGTGGAACTCCTGGTAGTGTAACTATTACAAATGTACCTGGTGTTGATAAAAATGGAAATGCTGTTGCAAATGCAGGTACCATTACTATAAAATCTGACGGAAACTACACTTTTGTACCTGCTGCAGGATTTACAGGAACTATTGATCCTGTTACTTACACAGGAACTGGTGATGATGGAGCTACAGACACCGCTTCTTTATCAATTGAAGTATTGCCAAACGTTCAACCGAATAGTAATCCGCCAACGGCGCAAAATGATGTAAATACAACAGAGTTAAACACAAATATAAATTCTAATGTAATTTCTAATGATAGTGATCCTGATGGAGATGCTTTAACCGTATCTTCTGCTGATGTAATTATTGGAACAGCAACAACAGTTGCTGGGGTTGATGAATATGGAAATGCTATTGCAAATGCAGGTACTCTTAACTTAACCAGCACTGGAACTTATGAATTTATTCCTGTGGATGGATTTACAGGGACAGTAAATGATATTACATACACCATTTCTGATGGTAATGGTGGTACCGATACTGCTACCCTTAGCTTAAATGTGATTCCTAATTATGGTAACAATACCTTTGCCAATGATGATGCTAATTCTGCTCCCCAAGGAACTACAATGAATGGTAATGTTGTTGCAAATGACTTTGACCCAGAAAATAATGATCAAACGGTTACGGATGCAACTGCAAATGGAACGTCTATTACAATTGGAACAAAAACAACGATTCCAAATGTTGGGGATTTAACATTAAACGCTGATGGATCTTATACTTTTGAACCATTATCTAATTTTGTAGGAACAGTTCCTGTTACGTACATAATTAATGATAACGGAACAACAACTGCTAGTGATCAAGCTACCTTGTATTTGACTTCTATTCCTGAAGTTCTTGAAGCAAACGCAATGATTACCCAAGTATATCATTTTGGTATAGAAAAATGGATTGAAATTACAAACATAGGTAGAACAGATATTCCTGCAAATACAATTAAAGTACAATTGTACAAAGATAAAGCAGGAGATCAAACAGGGATACAACCAGATGCTGATGGTGTAGTTAATACAATATTAGAAGTTGGTAAATCTGTTTTAATAAACAATAGAGCTGCAACCTCTATTAATAATCTAGGAACTGGCAACATACAAACAAATGCTCCTTTAACAGATTTAAATGATGCTAATGATATTATTACGCTTTCTACTGCTACCGGAATAAACTCTTGGGCAAATAGATATGATGTAGCTTCTAATATTGCAAATAAAACATCTGTTGTAAGGATAGATGAGGCATTAACAACTAATAAAAACTATACCGCTGATGAGTGGGTAGTATTTATTGATGATGCAATAACACCTTATCAACCAATTGGTGAAGCTAATATTTCAGGAACTAAAAGACACCCACAAGATCCATTAATTTCTGAAATATTAAATTCAGATACAGAAGCGAATACGCTGTTAGGTTTACATAGAATTAAAATTACAACTTCAACTGCTAGTAGTAATGTATATACGAATGGTTTTCCAGATAGATCTCGTTCTGTAGTAATTGATCAAGATTTTGAACATACTGGTAATAGATTAAGTGCAAGAAAACTTAAAGTAGAAACAGGTACTACATTAACAGTAACAGACCAATTGTTAGTAGTTACTAATGATATTACTTTAGATGGAGATATTCGTTTAGCAGGTACGTTAGCACAATTAGTACAAACACATACAGGTGCAAGTACAATTACAAGTACAATTGTAGGTACAATGGGTAATCTATTAGTAGACCAAAACTCAGAAATACCAAGTTTATACAGATATGGTTATATGAGTTCTCCTGTAAATTCAGGAACCAACATCTACACAATAGAAGATGTATTAAAAGATGGTACAGACCCAACAACCCCAAAAGATATTACTTTTGTTCCTGGGTATGATGGTTCTTTTGATGAAACAAATACACTTGCCATTTCATTAGCAGACTATTGGATATACACATATTCACCAGAATCTAATGGTAGAACTAATTGGGCACACCAATATAAAGACGGTGAAATAAATAGCGGAGATGGATTTATTTTTAAAGGACCTGGAAAATTACTAGGACAAAATTATACATTTGTTGGTACTCCTAATGATGGTGAATTCAATACCCATAATACTTTAGGTGCAGGAGAAGATTATCTAATAGGTAACCCTTTCCCTTCTGCTATGAATGCTAAAAAGTTTATAAATGACAACTTAAATGAGACTACAGGAACACTTTACTTCTGGGAACATAAAGAAAGTGCTATTGGTGAAGGACAAGGTATTGACGGACATATATTTGGTGGTTATATTGGTGGATATGCAACATTAAACCTAAGTGGTGGTGTTGCGGCAGACTTACCTGCAAATACTAGTAATGATAACAGCGGAACTTCTGGAGTAGACAGTGCCACTGATTATACAACACCTCTTCCATACATTGCAATCGGGCAAGGATTCTTTATTGAAGGAGATCTTGGCGGAACAATAGAATTTAATAACAGCCAAAGAGCTTATGTAACAGAAGGTACTGAATCTGTTTTCTTTAAAACAAGTGAACAAGCGAGTAAGTCTAAAACTACTTCTAATGCATTACCTTTTATTAAATTAGGTTTTGAATATTACAATGAAGATAATTTATTCTTACACCATCAAATAGGAATCTCTTTCCAAGCAACAAATTCTTTTGCTTTTAATAAAGGATACGACTCGGAAGCATATGAAACTGGTAAAACAGACATGTATTGGAAATTCCCTAATGATGATAAAAATTATGTAATTGCTGGGGTTCAAGAAATCTCGAACGAGTTAGAAGTTCCTTTAGAAGTAATTGTTGATTATTCTGGACAAGTGAATATAATGGTAGATGAAACTGAAAATGTAACTAGAGATATTTATATTACAGATAAACTTACCGGAACTTCTTATGATCTTACAAGTGATAAAATCACTTTAACTTTAGATAAAGGAAAATATACAGATCGTTTTGTACTTGCTTTTACTCCAAGTAGTACTTTAAACATAGAAAATGAAATATTAGATGCATACACCAATATTTATGCAGACAATGAAAACCACCAAATTGTAATTTCTAAAAACAATGAAGTAGAAATTAATAAGGTAGAGATGTTTGACATTCTAGGTAAAAAAGTAAGTATTTGGAATATTAAAGAACAAAAAGACACTCACCAATTAGAGATCAAAAAACAAATTCCAACTGGTGTGTATATTGTAAAAATGAATACCAATAAAGGTACAATAAACAAAAAGGTAGTTATTGAATAA
- a CDS encoding GatB/YqeY domain-containing protein: MSLQKQVMDKMKEAMKAKDTVALQALRAVKSAFLLAKTETGVQAEITEEQEIKIIQKQVKQRKDSAAIFIEQGRQDLADPELAELAVLEQFLPEALSEEKVEEVVIAAIQKLGASGMKDMGKVMGVVSKELAGQADGKVISVLVKKNLM; the protein is encoded by the coding sequence ATGAGTTTGCAAAAACAAGTAATGGATAAAATGAAAGAAGCAATGAAAGCAAAAGACACAGTTGCTTTACAGGCTTTAAGAGCTGTTAAATCGGCATTTTTATTAGCGAAAACAGAAACAGGTGTTCAAGCAGAAATTACAGAAGAGCAAGAAATTAAAATTATTCAGAAACAAGTTAAACAAAGAAAAGATAGTGCTGCTATTTTTATTGAACAAGGAAGGCAAGATTTGGCTGATCCGGAGTTAGCAGAATTAGCTGTTTTAGAGCAGTTTTTACCAGAAGCTTTATCAGAAGAAAAAGTAGAAGAAGTTGTTATTGCGGCTATTCAAAAACTTGGAGCATCTGGTATGAAAGATATGGGAAAAGTTATGGGAGTTGTTTCTAAAGAATTAGCAGGACAAGCAGATGGTAAAGTTATTTCTGTTCTTGTAAAAAAGAATTTAATGTAA
- a CDS encoding retropepsin-like aspartic protease has product MSSIDKILKKKKFVKIKLKKIATNHLELKAAINGVKGRFILDTGASNSCVGLDMITHFNLDAQESETKAAGAGATDMETLQSDNNSLKIGDWKTNKCHLVLFNLSHVNTALTQHKAKEVHGIIGADVLQKGKAFIDYHKKVLYLKKTKK; this is encoded by the coding sequence ATGAGTAGTATTGATAAAATTTTAAAGAAGAAGAAATTCGTTAAAATAAAACTAAAGAAAATTGCAACGAATCACCTAGAATTAAAAGCAGCAATTAATGGTGTAAAAGGGCGATTTATATTAGACACAGGTGCTTCTAACTCATGTGTAGGATTAGATATGATAACTCATTTTAATTTGGATGCTCAAGAAAGTGAAACCAAAGCGGCTGGGGCAGGAGCGACAGATATGGAAACTTTACAGTCTGATAATAATTCTTTAAAAATAGGAGATTGGAAAACAAATAAATGCCACTTAGTGTTGTTCAATTTATCACATGTAAATACAGCTTTAACACAGCATAAAGCAAAAGAAGTACATGGTATTATAGGTGCAGATGTTTTACAAAAGGGAAAAGCATTTATAGATTATCATAAAAAAGTGTTGTACTTAAAGAAAACAAAGAAATAA
- a CDS encoding alpha/beta hydrolase has protein sequence MIYIFYSLTVIIVIFFMSAFFFQEKFIFLNGDQLDQNHQYHFIHKFEELFLKTDGDNVINALHFQLQNPKGVVLFCHGNKGNLTKWGDRVAHFLEYNYEVLVFDYRNYGKSTGDYNEGAMYNDGLVVYNHLKKNFKEENIVVYGFSLGGTFATKIASLNKPKELILEAPFFNFKKAAAYKFKFAPTFLLKYHFRTDKDVSNVTCLITLFHGNKDNTTSYMQSKKLLKLNIGTKNRYVEIDGGTHHNLKEFVTYKVSLKEILER, from the coding sequence ATGATTTATATATTTTATTCTTTAACTGTAATCATAGTTATTTTTTTTATGAGTGCCTTTTTCTTTCAAGAAAAATTTATTTTTTTGAATGGAGATCAATTAGATCAGAATCATCAATATCACTTTATACACAAGTTTGAAGAACTCTTTTTAAAAACTGATGGAGACAATGTAATTAATGCACTTCATTTTCAATTACAAAATCCAAAAGGAGTTGTTTTATTTTGCCATGGTAATAAAGGGAATCTAACAAAATGGGGCGATAGAGTTGCCCATTTTTTAGAATACAATTATGAAGTTTTGGTTTTTGATTATCGGAATTACGGAAAGAGTACAGGTGATTATAATGAAGGAGCGATGTATAATGATGGTTTAGTAGTTTACAATCACTTAAAAAAGAATTTTAAAGAAGAGAATATTGTGGTGTATGGTTTTTCTTTAGGTGGTACTTTTGCAACCAAAATAGCTTCTCTAAATAAGCCTAAGGAATTAATTTTAGAAGCACCTTTCTTTAACTTTAAAAAAGCTGCTGCTTACAAGTTTAAATTTGCTCCTACTTTTTTATTGAAGTATCATTTTAGAACTGATAAGGATGTTTCTAATGTAACATGTCTTATTACACTTTTTCATGGAAATAAAGACAATACCACTTCTTATATGCAATCTAAAAAGTTGTTAAAGCTGAATATAGGAACCAAAAATAGGTATGTAGAGATTGACGGAGGAACACATCATAATCTTAAAGAATTTGTGACTTATAAAGTGAGTCTAAAAGAAATTTTAGAGCGATAG
- the nqrF gene encoding NADH:ubiquinone reductase (Na(+)-transporting) subunit F: MILAAGTTGTIIATVAAFLVLTLVLVALLLFVKQKLSPSGPVTITINGERKIEVGSGSSLLTTLGNEKIFLPSACGGGGSCVQCECHVNSGGGEALPTETPHFTRKELKHGIRLACQVKVKQDMDISIPEEIFGIKKFDAVVVRNYNVATFIKEFVVEIPEDMGYKAGGYIQIEIPACEINYADMDITAHPEEHDTPDKFEAEWDKFKLRPLVMKNTETIERAYSMASYPAEGREIMLNVRIATPPFDRAKGGWMDVNPGIASSYIFNLKKGDKCVISGPYGEFFINESDAEMLYVGGGAGMAPMRSHLYHLFRTLKTGRKVTYWYGGRSKAELFYIEHFRALEKDFPNFKFYIALSDPTEADNWKKKTDINDESGDGFVGFIHNCVIENYLNHHEAPEDLELYFCGPPLMNNAVQKMGEDFGLADENIRFDDFGG; this comes from the coding sequence ATGATATTAGCAGCAGGTACAACAGGAACCATTATTGCAACAGTAGCAGCTTTTTTAGTATTAACACTGGTATTGGTAGCATTATTATTATTTGTAAAACAAAAACTATCGCCATCTGGTCCGGTAACAATCACTATTAATGGTGAGCGTAAAATTGAAGTAGGTTCTGGTAGTTCACTTTTAACAACTTTAGGAAACGAAAAAATATTTTTACCATCTGCATGTGGAGGTGGGGGATCTTGCGTTCAATGTGAGTGTCACGTAAATTCTGGTGGAGGTGAAGCTTTACCAACAGAAACACCTCACTTTACCCGTAAAGAATTAAAACATGGTATTCGTTTAGCTTGTCAGGTAAAAGTAAAACAAGACATGGATATTTCTATTCCAGAAGAAATCTTCGGGATTAAGAAATTTGATGCTGTTGTTGTTAGAAATTACAACGTAGCTACTTTTATTAAGGAGTTTGTTGTTGAAATTCCAGAAGATATGGGGTATAAAGCAGGTGGATATATTCAAATTGAAATTCCAGCTTGTGAAATAAACTATGCTGATATGGATATTACAGCACATCCAGAAGAGCATGATACTCCAGATAAATTCGAAGCAGAGTGGGATAAGTTTAAACTTAGACCATTAGTAATGAAAAATACAGAAACTATAGAAAGAGCATATTCTATGGCTTCTTACCCAGCAGAGGGAAGAGAAATTATGTTAAATGTACGTATTGCAACACCTCCTTTTGATAGAGCTAAAGGTGGCTGGATGGATGTAAATCCAGGTATTGCATCTTCATATATTTTTAACCTTAAAAAAGGTGATAAATGTGTTATTTCTGGACCTTATGGAGAATTCTTTATTAATGAATCTGATGCAGAAATGTTATATGTAGGTGGTGGAGCAGGTATGGCACCAATGCGTTCTCACTTATATCACTTATTCAGAACATTAAAGACTGGTAGAAAAGTTACTTATTGGTATGGAGGTCGTTCTAAAGCAGAATTATTCTATATCGAACACTTTAGAGCATTGGAAAAAGATTTTCCAAACTTTAAATTCTATATTGCTTTGTCTGATCCAACAGAGGCAGATAACTGGAAAAAGAAAACAGATATTAATGATGAGTCTGGAGACGGTTTTGTAGGTTTTATTCACAACTGTGTTATTGAAAACTACTTAAATCACCATGAAGCTCCTGAAGATTTAGAATTGTATTTCTGTGGGCCACCTTTAATGAACAATGCTGTTCAGAAAATGGGAGAAGATTTTGGTCTTGCAGATGAGAATATTCGTTTTGATGACTTTGGAGGATAG
- the nqrE gene encoding NADH:ubiquinone reductase (Na(+)-transporting) subunit E, which translates to MEHIELFFKSIFIDNMVFSVFLGMCSYLAVSKKVTTAVGLGAAVIFVLAVTVPLNWLLDQYILQPGALKWLGAEYAEYDLSFLSFIMFIATIATMVQLVEIIVEKFSPSLYNSLGIFLPLIAVNCAILGGSLFMQSREIPTLGLALTYGVGSGIGWFLAIVAIAAIREKIRYSNVPPALRGLGITFIITGLMAIGFMSFGGMLTGGDDKEEEKPATEASIKKEEVKSAKEIVAVNTNTNQE; encoded by the coding sequence ATGGAACATATAGAATTATTTTTCAAATCGATATTTATAGATAACATGGTATTTTCAGTATTCTTAGGAATGTGTTCTTACCTTGCAGTATCTAAAAAAGTAACTACTGCCGTTGGTTTAGGAGCTGCTGTAATTTTTGTATTAGCAGTTACTGTACCATTAAACTGGTTATTAGATCAATATATCTTACAACCAGGTGCATTAAAATGGTTGGGTGCAGAGTATGCAGAATACGACTTAAGTTTCTTATCATTCATCATGTTTATTGCAACCATTGCAACCATGGTACAGTTGGTAGAAATCATTGTTGAAAAATTCTCACCTTCATTATACAACTCTTTAGGTATTTTCTTACCGTTAATTGCAGTAAACTGTGCTATCTTAGGTGGAAGTTTATTTATGCAATCTCGTGAGATTCCTACCTTAGGTTTAGCTTTAACCTACGGAGTTGGTTCTGGAATTGGATGGTTTTTAGCAATTGTAGCAATTGCTGCAATTCGTGAAAAAATTAGATACTCTAACGTTCCACCTGCATTAAGAGGTTTAGGAATTACGTTTATCATTACAGGATTAATGGCTATTGGGTTTATGAGTTTTGGAGGAATGTTAACAGGTGGTGACGATAAAGAAGAAGAAAAACCAGCTACAGAAGCTAGCATTAAGAAAGAAGAAGTAAAATCAGCTAAAGAAATTGTAGCTGTAAACACAAATACAAACCAAGAGTAG
- a CDS encoding NADH:ubiquinone reductase (Na(+)-transporting) subunit D: MGLLSKKDAALITDPLLDDNPITIQVLGICSALAITAELKASLIMAFSVMAVLAVGNVVISLMRNIIPSKIRIIVQLVVVAALVIVVDLVLKAFAYELSKTLSVFVGLIITNCIIMGRFEAFALANGPWKSFLDGIGNAAGYGLILVIVGFFRELLGSGTLLGFKVLGDPITKTGLYAFGYENNGFMIMPPMALIVVGIIIWIQRSKNKSLIEEN, translated from the coding sequence ATGGGACTTTTATCAAAAAAAGACGCAGCATTAATTACAGATCCTTTATTAGATGATAACCCTATTACTATACAAGTATTAGGTATTTGTTCTGCTTTAGCTATTACGGCAGAATTAAAAGCATCTTTAATTATGGCGTTTTCAGTAATGGCAGTATTGGCTGTAGGAAACGTAGTTATTTCATTAATGCGTAACATTATACCATCTAAAATTAGAATTATTGTACAACTAGTTGTAGTTGCTGCTTTAGTAATTGTTGTAGATTTAGTTTTAAAAGCTTTTGCTTATGAACTAAGTAAAACACTTTCTGTTTTTGTTGGTTTAATTATTACAAACTGTATTATTATGGGACGTTTTGAAGCTTTTGCTTTAGCAAACGGACCGTGGAAATCTTTCTTAGATGGAATTGGTAATGCTGCAGGTTATGGTTTAATTTTAGTTATTGTAGGTTTCTTTAGAGAATTATTAGGTTCTGGTACTTTATTAGGATTTAAAGTTTTAGGAGATCCTATTACTAAAACAGGTTTGTATGCATTTGGTTATGAAAATAATGGATTTATGATTATGCCTCCAATGGCATTAATTGTAGTTGGTATTATTATTTGGATACAGCGTAGTAAAAACAAATCATTAATAGAAGAGAATTAA